From Methanococcus maripaludis, the proteins below share one genomic window:
- the frhD gene encoding coenzyme F420-reducing hydrogenase, FrhD protein, whose protein sequence is MPEYLEKEVLVLGCGNILFGDDGFGYAVVNKLNELKKEHHILESNKIQIIDAGTGASHFILSLIDEKTPLKKIIIADVIDYGLTPGELKKLYSKDLPDIDKYHIDAHDMPLAGMLKDIEDNYGVKIVVIGCQQKNVPAPDILLELSDEVNAAVDGAVSLIIDELNE, encoded by the coding sequence ATGCCCGAATATTTAGAAAAAGAAGTTTTAGTCCTCGGATGCGGAAATATCTTGTTTGGGGATGATGGATTTGGATATGCTGTAGTAAATAAATTAAATGAACTAAAAAAAGAACATCATATACTTGAATCCAATAAAATACAGATTATTGATGCAGGTACGGGAGCTTCTCACTTTATACTTTCATTAATTGATGAAAAAACTCCATTAAAGAAAATAATAATTGCAGATGTTATCGATTATGGATTGACGCCAGGAGAATTGAAAAAATTATATTCAAAAGACCTTCCAGATATCGATAAATATCACATTGATGCCCACGACATGCCGCTTGCAGGGATGTTAAAGGATATTGAAGATAATTACGGCGTAAAAATCGTTGTTATTGGATGCCAGCAAAAAAATGTGCCTGCACCAGACATTCTTCTCGAACTTTCAGATGAAGTAAATGCTGCTGTAGATGGCGCTGTTTCATTAATAATAGATGAATTAAACGAATAA
- the frhA gene encoding coenzyme F420 hydrogenase subunit alpha encodes MGKTVEINPTTRHEGHTKLVLKVDDDGIVEKGNYLSVTPVRGFEKFLVGKVAEFAPIAVSRFCGICPIAHATSSVEAIEDACGITPPKDGLLLRELTGLGNKMHSHPLHEFLIAPDFIPEADRVEYIKRIQEMRKTGQYIVDTIGGEAIHAPNIKVGGMLKNITENAASKIYYKCREYEKLAKEHVEYLIPIFESNMLADGTEIPEKLGYHDFGYIATDATYGNRENIDQSKVVEYTPYDVYEKDVAVQACTTIPRYNGRLMEVGPRARFAKFHDFKNKGAMAIHIARAYENVVHVKRAMEIIDELDVNGKTRSNEPILGDGEKIGLGVHEAARGHNTHQAAIDAKGRITYYNAIVATTWNIPLIGKATEGTHYKFAEHVVRAYDPCVSCATHVIAMDYDNKIVDKKIIQ; translated from the coding sequence ATGGGTAAGACGGTAGAGATAAATCCTACAACAAGACACGAAGGGCATACCAAACTTGTCTTGAAAGTGGATGATGACGGAATTGTTGAAAAAGGTAACTATTTAAGCGTTACCCCAGTTAGAGGCTTTGAAAAATTTTTAGTTGGAAAAGTGGCAGAATTTGCACCGATTGCAGTTTCAAGATTTTGTGGAATCTGTCCAATTGCACACGCTACTTCATCAGTAGAGGCTATTGAAGATGCATGTGGGATTACACCTCCAAAAGACGGATTATTATTAAGAGAATTAACTGGACTTGGAAATAAAATGCACTCCCACCCATTACACGAGTTTTTAATTGCTCCAGACTTTATACCTGAAGCAGATAGGGTTGAATACATAAAAAGAATTCAGGAAATGAGAAAAACTGGCCAATACATTGTTGATACAATAGGTGGAGAAGCAATTCACGCACCAAATATCAAAGTTGGCGGTATGTTAAAAAATATTACTGAAAACGCAGCTTCAAAAATATATTACAAATGTAGGGAATACGAAAAATTAGCAAAAGAGCATGTTGAATATTTAATTCCTATTTTTGAAAGTAATATGCTTGCAGATGGAACAGAAATTCCTGAAAAATTAGGTTACCACGATTTTGGATACATTGCAACTGATGCCACATACGGAAACAGGGAAAACATCGACCAGAGCAAAGTTGTTGAATATACTCCATACGATGTTTATGAAAAAGACGTTGCAGTACAAGCTTGTACTACCATCCCAAGATACAACGGCAGATTAATGGAAGTTGGACCTAGAGCAAGATTTGCAAAATTCCACGACTTTAAAAACAAAGGTGCTATGGCAATACACATTGCAAGAGCTTATGAAAACGTAGTACACGTAAAAAGAGCAATGGAAATCATTGATGAATTAGACGTTAATGGAAAAACAAGATCAAATGAACCAATCCTCGGGGACGGTGAAAAAATAGGTCTTGGTGTTCATGAAGCTGCGAGAGGCCACAACACCCACCAGGCTGCAATTGACGCAAAAGGAAGAATTACTTATTATAATGCAATTGTTGCTACCACTTGGAATATCCCGTTAATTGGGAAAGCTACAGAAGGAACACACTACAAATTTGCAGAACACGTTGTAAGAGCATACGATCCATGCGTTTCATGCGCAACTCACGTAATTGCAATGGACTACGATAACAAAATCGTTGACAAAAAAATAATACAATAA
- the frhB gene encoding coenzyme F420 hydrogenase subunit beta — protein sequence MDPFGTYKTAISARATDKAILKKSQDGGIISASYIYGLENGLLDGVIVANTEDGFKTAPKIATTPEEVLSAAGTKYTVSPNVSVLKDAVREYALEKVGIVGTPCQVRAIRKLMKYPMGFRHTDSKIALVMGIFCMENFPYEGMKAIVEQYAGIRMNDVLKTDIGKGKFWVYSKSGDVKAVPLKDTHMYEQKSCHVCMDYTAELADISTGSVGSPDGWSTIFVRTAKGEEYLNKMIDAGALETKPIEDVKPGLDLVQKLALQKKEKNDKEIVHRKEMGLPVPY from the coding sequence ATGGATCCTTTTGGAACATATAAAACAGCTATATCTGCAAGAGCCACAGATAAAGCAATACTTAAAAAATCACAGGATGGAGGAATAATCTCTGCGTCCTACATCTATGGTTTAGAAAATGGCCTTTTAGATGGTGTAATCGTTGCAAACACTGAAGACGGATTTAAAACCGCTCCAAAAATTGCTACAACTCCCGAAGAAGTACTTTCAGCTGCAGGAACTAAATATACAGTTTCACCAAACGTATCTGTGTTAAAAGATGCAGTAAGGGAATACGCACTTGAAAAAGTTGGAATTGTTGGAACCCCTTGTCAGGTCCGAGCAATTAGAAAATTAATGAAATACCCAATGGGTTTTAGACATACTGATTCAAAAATTGCACTTGTTATGGGAATATTCTGTATGGAAAACTTCCCTTACGAAGGTATGAAAGCAATTGTAGAACAGTACGCAGGAATTAGAATGAACGATGTTTTAAAAACAGATATCGGAAAAGGTAAATTCTGGGTCTACTCAAAATCTGGCGATGTAAAAGCAGTTCCCCTAAAAGATACGCACATGTACGAACAAAAATCATGCCACGTATGTATGGACTACACTGCAGAACTTGCAGATATCTCAACAGGTTCAGTTGGAAGCCCTGACGGATGGAGCACAATCTTTGTTAGAACTGCAAAAGGAGAAGAGTACTTAAACAAAATGATTGATGCAGGCGCTCTTGAAACAAAACCAATTGAAGACGTAAAACCCGGGCTTGACCTAGTTCAAAAACTTGCCCTCCAGAAAAAAGAGAAAAACGATAAAGAAATCGTTCACAGAAAAGAAATGGGACTTCCTGTTCCATATTAA
- a CDS encoding YdbC family protein, whose protein sequence is MAEITFEIVEHIGVLYEYPNGWKKELNLVSWNENEPKYDIRDWNPEHERMRKGITLNPEELKALKEILKEIEL, encoded by the coding sequence ATGGCAGAAATTACTTTTGAAATAGTTGAACATATCGGAGTACTTTATGAATACCCAAATGGCTGGAAAAAAGAGCTAAATCTTGTAAGTTGGAACGAAAATGAACCAAAATACGATATAAGGGACTGGAATCCAGAACATGAAAGAATGAGAAAAGGAATCACCTTAAATCCTGAAGAATTAAAAGCTTTGAAAGAAATTTTAAAAGAAATTGAACTTTAA
- the frhG gene encoding coenzyme F420 hydrogenase subunit gamma, with the protein MVRVAHIHMSGCTGCLISLTDTYEKLLDILGAVELVYALTLADEKTEITETDDKILIERKIPENIDIALVEGSVCLDDHHSVEDILTTRKNSKIVVALGACAASGGVTRFGRGGQMSQPSHSSFVPIGDVIKVDLALPGCPPSTESIVNLIMAALNGDMDYLEPFAEIAKYGKDACGCDVIKNVIDQSLCMGCGTCAAACQVKAIEMIEGKPNIMTEFCIKCGICGAQCPRVRFPELVQKIE; encoded by the coding sequence GTGGTAAGAGTTGCCCATATACACATGAGTGGTTGTACAGGATGTTTAATTTCCCTTACAGACACTTATGAAAAACTTTTAGATATATTGGGAGCTGTTGAGCTAGTTTATGCATTAACACTCGCAGATGAAAAGACAGAAATTACTGAAACTGACGATAAAATATTAATTGAAAGAAAAATTCCTGAAAACATTGATATTGCACTCGTTGAAGGAAGTGTCTGTTTAGATGACCACCACTCAGTTGAAGACATCTTAACGACAAGAAAAAATTCAAAAATTGTTGTAGCACTCGGTGCCTGTGCAGCATCAGGTGGAGTTACTAGATTTGGAAGAGGGGGCCAGATGTCACAGCCATCACATTCCTCATTCGTTCCAATTGGCGATGTAATTAAAGTAGATTTAGCACTTCCGGGATGCCCGCCATCAACAGAATCAATTGTAAACTTAATTATGGCTGCACTAAACGGCGACATGGATTATTTAGAACCATTTGCTGAAATTGCAAAATACGGAAAAGATGCATGCGGATGCGATGTAATCAAAAACGTTATAGACCAGTCACTTTGCATGGGTTGCGGAACTTGCGCTGCAGCATGTCAGGTAAAGGCAATCGAAATGATTGAAGGAAAACCAAACATAATGACTGAATTTTGTATAAAATGCGGTATTTGTGGAGCTCAGTGCCCAAGAGTTAGATTTCCAGAATTAGTTCAAAAAATCGAATAA